The genomic segment GATTTAACTCTTGCAGCCCGGGATGCTCTACTGCAAATGATCAGTTATTTAGTGAGAGAAAAAAGCCTAACCCGGGAACAGGCGTACATACTTTGTAGCGCCGCGGTTGATCTCAGGATCAGCCAGCTGGTTGACGTACCAAACTTTGGCGTCTTGGCTGTTCTGCCTTTGGAAGTGTTTGAATAGAGTCTTTGCATAGAGAGTGCAAAACGAGAGACCCTCCTTGCGAAAAAGTCACGCGCGCGTCAGTATTTTCTTTTTAATTATTATAGGCTCGGCCAGTTTTCTTTTTGCCCACAGCCCGTATGGTCTCTGGTACAAATGGAGGAAAGATCGACTATTTCTTGTTACCACAGCTTCTGATCCTCAATCTTATCCGATTGGTTTGGAGATTGCGACCGTTCTTGGAGAAGTTCTTCCAAAAAGTGAGGCTATTGCGGTTCGGGCTCCAACGACCCTTGCTGCCCTGAAGCTTCTGTTAAGTCATCAATTTGACGTTGCGCTTGTCCCAATTGATGATCTAGAACTAGCTATACGAGGAGAAGGTGAATTTGTTGAAATTACTCCGTGGCTGAACGGGACGGTATTCGGCAAACAGAAGCTGAAAGGAGGGGCAAAACCGCTAAGAGTAATTTCAGTTTTTGGTACCTACGTACTTATTAGCGAAAATCACTTCTCAGATCACAGAGCGCATATTCTAGCGGAGAAACTTACATCGAAACAAGGGATGTTGAGTTTAGTGTTGAGTGATACACGTGTGATTGGGTTACCGGTGCCTTTGCATGAAGGAACAATAGGCTTTAATGATGGGAGACCGCTTCCCCCGCTCCCACAGGGGGAGAAAAGTTGGCTCTGGTAGTCTATTGAACAAGAAGAGGGGAAAATTAAGATCATACACGTATGCGTGCAGACAAACGGAGATCAAACTTTTTATCCTTGGGCTCGCTTCGCCTTTGCTAAGGCCGACTTGGCTTTAGCCCGCAACACTCTGTCCCCTAGGCCATTGATAAGATCCATGTTGCCTTCCAGGGCGGCCCGAACGGCCTGATCTACGACCGTTTCAGGACCGTCTGAACCAGCAGGAGGAGTTGGGGAAGCTTCTTCTTGAGTTTCCGGAGCTAGTGGCTGGTCAGAAGTTTCAGAGACTTCTGGCATTATGCCGGTGCGTTTTGCCTTAACCAGTGCAGATTTCACTTTCGATCTTAATACACGGTCTTTGATACTAGAGATAGCTTCTTCATCTCCACCCATGGCCTTTGCAACGTAGGTGTTGACGAGAGTCCCTTCATCTATTTTCTGAGTGGGTATTGATGGAGCAGCCGCCGGCTCAGCACCCAGCGGAAGCGTGTCAGGTGGAACTTCCGGACGTTCACCGGTGCGTTTTGCTTTTGTAAGTGCTGATTTCACCTTTGAGCGAAAGACACGATCGTTGATGGAATTAATGATATCTGTATCTCCATCTAGCCCCCTGAGGATGTATTGATTGATTCGTATCTCCTCAGGGACCTCAACTGCAGGCGCTGATGGAGACGCCACACCTACTTGAGGAGCATCACCGGACAGGAATTGGTTGACCGCTTGTGTTGCATCAGGTGTTGTATTCGGAGGTTTTCCGACCCGCTTCGCTTTTATAAGACCGGATTTGGCCTTTCCGCGAACTACTTTTTCGGAAATGCTATTGAGGATGTCCGTGCCGTCGCTGTAAGCTTTTGCAATAAGGGCATTGATAAAATTGTCATCAAAGACGAACTGAGGTACTCTCGCCGCATCTTCGGCAGTATCTTCTTCATAATCGACCTTCGGCATTATGTTATTTAGATTTCTCAAAACTTCTTTTCCCCGCCAAGAAAACATGGCTGTTGTAAGAAAATTGAGGAGGCTATTGCTTGTGGCTGTGTAGGTTACCTCAACACAGTTTTTATAAGGGTGAAGATTGAACGTTACTAATTCTCTGTTTAGTGGAAAAAAGCGCATCTCCATGGCAAGTTTGTTAGGAGGGTCAATTGAGACAAAACGGCAGCTGTTATAGGGTGCCCCAAAAAAAGGCTGAATTTTAAACCGGCTTCCAACTTCCATTTTGTATTTCAAAAGGGAATGTTTATGTGCCCATCGTTTTGTGTTCTCATTTGTTACACGCAAGCGATGCACCCATGGATACCATGTTTTGTAATTAGCCATATCAGTAAGAGTATGCCAGAGGATCTCGGGATCAGACTCAATATCCAGAGTGGCGGTTGCTATAGCTTGCCGGCGGGCATATTCAGTGGAGTAATCAAGGTCGAGATGCTGATTCGCCCCCGTGCTTCGAACAAAATAGTAGATAAGGAATAAAAGAGAGATGGTAGCCGCACCTACCGCCATATTCTTCTCCAACACAGATTCTTCACAATATTTTCCTTAACAAAGAAGGTAAATCTAATATTCATCATGCCCTTTCTGGTATCACTTTGTCCTTAAGAAAATCTTGACTCTTTTTCTAG from the Candidatus Neomarinimicrobiota bacterium genome contains:
- a CDS encoding SRPBCC family protein, which produces MAVGAATISLLFLIYYFVRSTGANQHLDLDYSTEYARRQAIATATLDIESDPEILWHTLTDMANYKTWYPWVHRLRVTNENTKRWAHKHSLLKYKMEVGSRFKIQPFFGAPYNSCRFVSIDPPNKLAMEMRFFPLNRELVTFNLHPYKNCVEVTYTATSNSLLNFLTTAMFSWRGKEVLRNLNNIMPKVDYEEDTAEDAARVPQFVFDDNFINALIAKAYSDGTDILNSISEKVVRGKAKSGLIKAKRVGKPPNTTPDATQAVNQFLSGDAPQVGVASPSAPAVEVPEEIRINQYILRGLDGDTDIINSINDRVFRSKVKSALTKAKRTGERPEVPPDTLPLGAEPAAAPSIPTQKIDEGTLVNTYVAKAMGGDEEAISSIKDRVLRSKVKSALVKAKRTGIMPEVSETSDQPLAPETQEEASPTPPAGSDGPETVVDQAVRAALEGNMDLINGLGDRVLRAKAKSALAKAKRAQG